The genome window AACATCTGATCGGTGAGCTTCTCCTTCTTGATGCGCATGGCGCTGTAGAGGCCCGAAACCACGACGGAGGCCGTGCCCTGAATGTCGTCGTTGAAGCAGAGAATCTTTTCCTGGTAGTCCGCCAGAAGCTTGAAGGCGTTCTGGTTGCCGAAGTCCTCGAACTGAATGAGGACATTGGGCCAGCGGCGGCGGGCTTCAGCGATGAATTCATCGACGAGCGCGCGGTATTCCGGACCACGGCTGCGGGGCTTGCGCAGGCCGAGATAGAGCGGATCGTTCAGGTACTCCTCACGGTTCGTGCCGACGTCGAGCACGACCGGAAGGGTCTTGGCAGGATCGATGCCGGCGCAGGCGGTATAAAGCGCGAGCTTGCCGATAGGAATGCCCATGCCGTTGATGCCCTGGTCGCCGATGCCGAGAATGCGCTCGCCGTCGGTGACGACGATCACGTCGACTTCCTTGTTGGGCGCGCGTTCAATCACATCACGGACATGGCCCGCATGCTGGTAGGAAATGAAGAGGCCGCGCGGATAGCGGAAGATGTGGCTGAAGCGCTGGCAGTATTCGCCCACGGTCGGCGTATAAACCACCGGCATGTATTCGGCGGTGTAGCGCGTGAGGAGTCGGAAGTAGAGATCTTCATCCGTCGCGTGGAGGCTGTCGAGCACGAGCGCTTTGTCGATCGGCTTTTCGAAGCGGTCAAGAATCTCATGCATGCGCTCGACCTGCTGGTCATTGGTCGAGACGGCAGTCGGAAGCAGGCCGCTCAGTCCAAGCTCCTCGCGTTCCTTTTCCGTAAAAGCAACACCCTTGTTGGTAAGCGGGCAATGGAAAACAGCCGCGCCGGTGTGCTTGCAGCACTGGGTCATAGGGACACCTCCATTTTGTCGTCCGATGCAGTCGGACAGACTCAAGTCGTGGTCAATTGCCGGCTTAAATCAGCTCAAGCCGGCATCTTTTCATTCGTCCCGGCGCGGAAGGCTCTTTTGAAGGAAAAAGCCCCGCCGCCGGAGAGGGAGTAGATGCAACCATACCCCTTTAAGGGATGCGATGCATTTCTGCTGATTGAAATTTACCCTTATCGAAAAGGATATTCACGAATTATTTTTCTATCAATGCCCTAGAGAAAACCCCTGATTCAAGGCAGGGTTCCTCCTTATCTTTACTTCTTCTGGCCTAAGTCTTTCAGCCTTTGGCTCGCTTCCTTAGCCACTTCCGTCTTTGGATAAGTGCGGATGATCTTGTTTAATGTATTACGCGCCGCAGTGATGCTGCCGCTCGCTGCCTGGGAACTCGCCACGAGCATCATGGCATCGGGAGCGCGCGAACTCTTCGGATATTCGCGAAGGAGCTGATTCTGGGTTGAAATTGCAGTCTTATAGTGTTCGGCAGCGAAAGCGCTCGTGCCCCACCAGAAAATAGCGTCCGGACGATAGGGCGACTTGTCCCAGCGGGTTGAGAACTCCTTGAAGGCTTTCTCAGCATCGAGGAACTTCCCGTCCTGGAGAAGCTGGACTGCCGCCTCATAGGCATTCTTTTCATCGGCCTGAACCTGAACGCTTTGTCCGTCGATCACAACCATCTGAGGCTCAAAGACGCCGAGGCGCTTATCCACCGATTCATAGAGCGTGCGGGAATTTCGCTTTTCCACGGCAAGCTGATTGGTCAGTTCTTCAACGCGGCCCGTGAGCTGACGGTTCTGTTCCCTGAGGGACGTAATTTCATTGGCAAGCTGAAGCTGCCCCGAGCGCACCGTATCGATGTCGGACTGCATCTGCTTCACGGTTTCGCGAAGCTCGAGAATGGCCCGGCGGGCGTCGTCGTCAGCGAAGGCAAAAGCCGAACCCGCGAGCGTAAGCGTAAGGAGCGCTGCTGCCGTACGGCGGGCAAGAGGAGTGAGCGAAAGGATCATTTTGGTCGATCAAAAATAAAAATGCCGGCGCCTGTCTCTCGCAGAAGCGAGGGAGAGCCGCCGGCCGGATGTCTGACAGAGGGACTTCAAGCGTCCCCTCGGGCATTACTTGGTCTGAGCGCCCGTGCCTTCCGGATAAACGATGTCCGCACGGCGGTTCTGAGCCCAGGCCTCTTCCGTATGGCCGGTGGCAACGGGCTTTTCCTTGCCGAAGGAAACCGCCTCAACGCGGTCGCCCGTAACGCCGAGGAGCTGCATGCGCTGGCGCACGGCTTCAGAACGCTTCTGGCCGAGCGCGAGGTTGTATTCGCGTCCGCCGCGTTCATCGGTGTTGCCCTGAATGACGATCTTCACGTTCGGATGTTCGGCGAGCCACTTGGCGTGCGCCTCAACGATCGCAGCGTACTCGGGAGAAACTTCATACGAATCGAAGGCGAAGTAGACCGAGCGGTGCGAAAGCGGGTTCGAGGGATCCGTAAACGGGTCCTGCACCGTCTGCTGCTGAGCGGCCTGATTGCCGGCGAGCGTGCCTTCCTTAGCGCTCTCGTCGAGCGAAACCGAAGAGCAGCCCGAAAGCAGCGCAGCGGCTGCCGCCGCAGCGGCAAGAACCTTCCAAGCGATAGTCATTTTGTTGAGCTCCTTAATTGAAATAAAAATATTTATCCATCCGGATTACTGCAGGATCGGGCCCCATGCAGGCTCGCGGATGTTGCCTTCGCCCGAAAGGCGGGTCGAGAGGCGTGCGTCGGCAGAACACGTGCCGAGGATGCCGCGTCCGGACACTTCCGTGGCGTACACGATGAATCGTCCGTTGGGCGCGAAGGACGGAGACTCGTCGCGCTCCGTATTCGTAACGAGCAGATCCTGTCCGGTGGCAAGATCCATGACGGCAACGCGGAAGCTCGAATCAATGCGCGAAATGTACGCCATGCGGGCGCCGTCAGGCGAAATGTCCGGGCTGATGGCGTAGTTGGAGCCGAAGGTAACGCGCTCGGCATTCCCGCCCGCCACCGGCTGACGGTAAATCTGAGGCGTGCCGCCGCGGTCGCTCGTAAAGTAGATCCAGGCGCCGTCGCGCGTGAAGACCGGTTCCGTATCGATGCCGTAGCTTTGCGTAAAGCGGCGAAGCCCCGAACCGTCGGCGCCGATCAGATAAATCTGCGTGAGGCCGTCGCGCGATAGGGCGACGGCGAGCGTGCGCCCGTCAGGCGACCAGGCGGGAGCCGAATTGTTGCCGCGGAAGGCCGCCACCGGGCGGCGCACGCCTGTTGCCAGCTCATGCACGTAGACAATGGGTTTGCGATGCTCAAAGCTCACGTAGGCGAGCTTCTTGCCGTCAGGGGACCAGGACGGCGAAATGATGGGCTCAGGCGACTGAAGCGCTGTTCTCGGCACGCCGCCGTCGCTGTCGGTAATGATGAGTTCGTAGCGTCTTTCGGCAAGCTGCGCCACATAGGCGAGCTGAGAAGCGAACATCGGGCCTTCGCCCGTGAGCTTCGTATAGATTCTGTCCGCGCAGCGGTGCGCCGCCATGCGAAGGAGGTCCGTCCCGGCGGTATAGCCCACGGAATCGAGCTGCTCGCCGCTCACGGCATCAAAGAAAAGACAGCGCACATCCCAGCGTCCGGTGCCGATTCGCTGCACCGACCCCACGACATAAACGGTGGCGCCGGCCTGCGCCGCGCGGGTAAGTCCTTCCGGCTTCTCAAGATTCTCTGCAGGATCCGCCGGACCGGCATCCACAAGACGGAATGCGCCTGAGCGCAGCAGATCCGCGCCGATCACTTCAGCCGGGTCAACCGGCGCAGCGGCAGCGCCCTGGAAAGGACGAATGGCAATCGGCAGCTGATTCGCGCCGACGCCGGTAATTTCAATGCGCAGATCCGCGAGCGCAGGACAGGCGCCGAAAACGCCCGCTGCCATGCCGGCGCCGATCAGCGCGCGGCGTGTGAGGCGCATGGATTCGCTCAAATCTTTCACAGACTTTTCTCCGAAAGCTACTTTTGACTGCGCAGAGGGGAAACGGTGCTCGACAAACCTGAGCACGAGCGATTTTTCCATCCGTCCCGCGCAATGAAGTCAGTCCAATATACGCGAATGGGCGCCGCCCTGCGATGATGCCGGCGGCGCCCAAATGAAACAAGCAATGATTAGTGGCGGAAGTGGCGTTCGCCCGTGAAGACCATTGCAATGCCGCGCTCATTGGCGGCGTTGATCACTTCCTCGTCGCGAATGGATCCGCCCGGCTGAATGACGGCCGTGCAGCCCGCGTCCACCACAACGTCGAGACCATCGCGGAAGGGGAAGAAGGCATCCGAAGCGGCAACGCTGCCCGCAAGAGAAAGTCCGCCTTCCTCAGCCTTGATCATGGCAATGCGGGCGCTGTCGACGCGGCTCATCTGGCCGGCGCCGACGCCGAGCGTCATGCCGTCGCGTGCGTAGACGATGGTATTGGACTTCACGAAGCGCGCAACATTCCAGGCAAAGAGCAGATCCGTGATCTGAGCCTGCGTGGGCTCCTTCTTCGTGACGCAGCGCAGATCCTTTTCGGTAGCGAGCTGGATGTCGGGCGTCTGAACGAGAAGGCCGCCCCCGACGCGCTTGAAGTCGAAGTCGTTGTGGGCCGTCCCGCGGGCGATCTTCAGAAGGCGGAGGTTCTTCTTCGCGCTGAAGAGTTCAAGCGCGCCTTCATCGAATTCAGGCGCAATGATCACTTCGGCGAACTGGTGCGAGACCTTCTCGGCGCAGGCGCGGGTAACGGGGCCGTTGAAGGCGATGATGCCGCCGAAGGCCGACTTGCTGTCCGTGAGGAAAGCCTTCGCATAGGCTTCCTCGCAGGTGGGGGCAACCGCAACGCCGCAGGGGTTCGCATGCTTGATGATCACGCAGGCAGGCGCGTCGAAAGAGCGCACGCACTCCCAGGCCGCATCGCTGTCGGCAATGTTGTTGTAGGAGAGCTCCTTACCCTGGAGCTGCTCGTAGCCGGCAAGAAGGCCCGGCTCAACGTTCTGCTCGCGATAGAAGGCGCCCTGCTGATGGGGATTTTCGCCGTAGCGCAGATCCTGAACCTTCACCCACTGGCGCGAGAGCACGGCCGGGAACTTCTGAGGCTTCGCTTCCGCGTCGAGGCTCGTGAGGTAGTTCGTGATCATGCCGTCGTAGCGGGCGGTATGCGCAAACACCTTCTTCGCGAGCGCAAAGCGCGTGGCGGCGGAAACTTCGCCCTGAACCTTGATTTCGTCGAGGATCAGCTCATAGTCGGCCGGATCAACGACCACAGCAACCGACTCGCAGTTCTTCGCCGCCGCGCGGATCATTGTCGGGCCGCCGATGTCGATATTCTCAATCGCTTCCTCGAGCGTGCAGTCAGGACGCGCCACAGTCTGCTCGAAGGGATAGAGATTCACGCAGACGATGTCGATCGGATCGATGCCGTGCTCCTTGAGCGCTGCCATGTGCTCGGGCACCGGACGACGGGCGAGGATGCCCGCATGGATCTTGGGGTTGAGCGTCTTCACGCGGCCGTCGAGCATTTCGGGGAATCCCGTGTAGTCGGCCACTTCCTGAACGTCGATCCCTTCGCGGGCGAGAAGCTTCGCAGTGCCGCCGGTCGAAAGGATGTGGTATCCCGCCTCGACGAGGCCGCGGGCGAACTCGACGATGCCCGTCTTATCCGAAACGGAGAGGAGTGCTTGCTTGCGCATGTCTATTTTTCCTTAAATTTTCTGGAAGTCCCTCGCGCCGGAAGCATCCCGTGTTCCTGGAGCTTCTTGCGCAAAGTATTCCGGTTAATGCCAAGTAACTGGGCTGCCGCGCACTGATTATTGGCGCACATCGACATTGCGTAGTCGATCAGCGGGCGCTCTACGGCGTGCACGACAAGATCGTAAAGGGGATGCGGGTCCCGGCCTTCAAGCCGGGCGAAATAGAGGTCGAGCCTGCGGACAATAACTTCTTCGAGATCGTTTTCATCCCCGGGGAGTCTTTCCTCAACGGGGTCGCCGCCCGCGGACGCTTCTCTTTCGGGAGCGTCAGCGGAATCGTGCAGGTCCTTCGGGATCATCGGTTTTCTGAAGTGCGCAGAGTCTCGGGTTCGCGCGCGATGCCTTCGAAAAAGGCGCGCACGAGGTCGGTCTGCCGTTCAGCGTCCTCTTCGCGAAGGATCTCGTCGAGCGCCCTTCTGGCGCCGCTGAACGGTTGGAGATAACGGGAAAGATGCTTGCGGAAGGTGCGCATCGCCCGCGGGCCATCATAGTAGTCGAAATGGCGCTTTCTGTGATCCAAAATGATCTGAAGAAGTTGCGCCGGATCAGGCGGAGAGAAGCTCCTTCCGTCAAGCGCCGCACGGATTTCAGCAAATATCCAGGGCCGGCCGATCGCGGCGCGCCCGATCATGAGGCCGTCCGCATGGGTGAGCTTCAAAACGCTCCGGGCTTTCCCGCCCGAATCGATGTCGCCGTTGGCGGCAAGCGGAATGGAAACCGACGCCTTCACCCGGGCGATTGTCTCGTATTCGGCCTCTCCGCGGAATCCGTCCGCCCTCGTGCGGCCATGGACCGCGAGCGCCGCGATGCCGCAGTCTTCCGCCATCCGGGCGATCAGCGGCGCATTTTTGTGCTCGCGGTCCCAGCCAGTGCGCATCTTGAGCGTCACCGGAACCTTCACCGCACCTGCGACCGCCGACAAAATGTCCCGAACAAGCTTTTCGTCGCGCATGAGCGCGCTCCCGCATTCCGCGGAAAGCACCTTCCGCGCCGGGCACCCCATATTGATGTCCACCACATCCGCGCCGTCCGCTTCAGCCGCCCGGGCGGCCTCGGCCATCACGGCAGGATCCGCGCCGAGAAGCTGCACGACGTGGAGTCCCGACTCCTCTGCTTCCACCCAGCGCGTGAGGCTTTTTTCCCGCTCGCGCAGATCCTCGCGGCTTGCCGTCATTTCCGCCACGGCGTAGTCGCACCCGAAGGTGCGCGCGAGCTCCCGGAAGGGAAGATCCGAATAGCCCGCCATCGGGGCGAGCATGAGCGCCGGAGCGCCTATCTCATGAGGGCCGATTTTCACGCTGCCTCTCCGGAGAAAAGCGCTTCTGCACGGCGAAGTTCTTCGGGCGTGCCGACATTGGCCCATGGGCCTCTGTAGAGCTCCCCGGAAACCTGTCCCCGGTCGATCCTCCTGTTCATCCAGGGAAAAAGCTTCGCGCGCTCGTCGGGAAGCCCGGCAAACATCGCGGGATGGCAGAGGGCAAGGCTCGAAAAGGTGAATTTTTCCCCCGTCCGGCAGACCTTTCCGTCGGCGAGGCCAAAGTCGCCCTTTGCGTGGAAGCCCGGATTAGGCACCAGAACGAGATGCGCGAGACTCCCCGCAGGAGAAAGCGTTTCGGCACGGCGAACCAATGTCGAATAATCAAAGTCCGTCACGATGTCGCCGGCAACGGCAATGAAAGGGGCGCGACCTAAGAGCGGAAGCGCACGAACGATGCCGCCACGGGTTTCGAGCGCGTCTTCCGTTGAGAATCCTTCAATCGACCAGAGAAGCTTCACGCCCCAGGCGCTTCCGTCGCCGAGTTCGGCCATCAGAATCCTCGCGCCGTGCGCGGCATTCACCACGATTTCCGTGATCCCGGCCTTTCTGAGCGCAAGAATCTGCCGCACGGCCATCGGAATGCCGCCGACTTGAATGAGGGGCTTAGGCAGAATCTGCGTGAGGGGCCGCATGCGCCGGCCTTCGCCGGCAGCGAAAAGAAGCGCGCGCATTTCGGGTCAGAACGTGTAGCCTGCGCTCTCGCGCACGCCGGCGAGTTCGTCTAGGAGGTGCTTCAGAGGCGAAAGCTCCACGTAGCGCCCCGCCGTCTGACGCGCATACTTCATGAAGCGCGGCGTATCCGCAAGGTACTTCGGCTTCCCGTCGCGATAGTTGATTCGCGCAAAGATGCCGAGCACCTTCAGATGGCGCTGGAGCCCCATGAATTCCACGCTGCGGTAGAAAGCGCCGAAGTCCGTCGGAACGGGGAGACCCGCCTTTCTGGCCTTTTCCCAGTAGCGGATCGTGATGTCGAGCACGAAGGATTCGTTCCAGCTGATGAAGGCGTCGCGCAGGAGCGAGGCGATGTCGTACGTGATCGGGCCTTCGAGCGCATCCTGGAAGTCGAGAACGCCAGGGAGCGGATCGCTCATCATGAGGTTGCGCGGCATGAAGTCGCGGTGCACGTAGACAACCGGATCAGCGAGATTCACCTTCAGGATCGCTTCCCGGCTCATCTCCCACCATTTCTGATGCTTTGCATCCCATTCCACGCCGCAGTGACGCTTCACGTACCACTCGGGGAAGAGTTCCATCTCGCGCGTGAGAACCGCCCGATCGTAGGGAGGAAGCACGCCGGGGCGCGTCGCCGTCTGCCATTTGACGAGC of Sutterella faecalis contains these proteins:
- a CDS encoding NAD-dependent malic enzyme, which translates into the protein MTQCCKHTGAAVFHCPLTNKGVAFTEKEREELGLSGLLPTAVSTNDQQVERMHEILDRFEKPIDKALVLDSLHATDEDLYFRLLTRYTAEYMPVVYTPTVGEYCQRFSHIFRYPRGLFISYQHAGHVRDVIERAPNKEVDVIVVTDGERILGIGDQGINGMGIPIGKLALYTACAGIDPAKTLPVVLDVGTNREEYLNDPLYLGLRKPRSRGPEYRALVDEFIAEARRRWPNVLIQFEDFGNQNAFKLLADYQEKILCFNDDIQGTASVVVSGLYSAMRIKKEKLTDQMFLFFGAGEAACGIANLIADALVSEGMTREEALKHCALFDSKGLVTKSRMDELAAHKKPFAHDYAKCTDFVEAIKMIKPTGIIGVAAQPRTFTTEVLEEMSKLNERPIIFALSNPTSRAECTAEEAYRVTKGKALYASGSPFAPVEYEGKTFVPRQGNNSYVFPALGLGAVFSRSKWMPDGMFLVAAKKLAELVTDADLEQGSLYPSLDDIRPVSVKIGAAVAAYAYDNGLAGNERPQDLEKAVEAFMYRP
- the ybgF gene encoding tol-pal system protein YbgF gives rise to the protein MILSLTPLARRTAAALLTLTLAGSAFAFADDDARRAILELRETVKQMQSDIDTVRSGQLQLANEITSLREQNRQLTGRVEELTNQLAVEKRNSRTLYESVDKRLGVFEPQMVVIDGQSVQVQADEKNAYEAAVQLLQDGKFLDAEKAFKEFSTRWDKSPYRPDAIFWWGTSAFAAEHYKTAISTQNQLLREYPKSSRAPDAMMLVASSQAASGSITAARNTLNKIIRTYPKTEVAKEASQRLKDLGQKK
- the pal gene encoding peptidoglycan-associated lipoprotein Pal, translated to MTIAWKVLAAAAAAAALLSGCSSVSLDESAKEGTLAGNQAAQQQTVQDPFTDPSNPLSHRSVYFAFDSYEVSPEYAAIVEAHAKWLAEHPNVKIVIQGNTDERGGREYNLALGQKRSEAVRQRMQLLGVTGDRVEAVSFGKEKPVATGHTEEAWAQNRRADIVYPEGTGAQTK
- the tolB gene encoding Tol-Pal system beta propeller repeat protein TolB, which codes for MRLTRRALIGAGMAAGVFGACPALADLRIEITGVGANQLPIAIRPFQGAAAAPVDPAEVIGADLLRSGAFRLVDAGPADPAENLEKPEGLTRAAQAGATVYVVGSVQRIGTGRWDVRCLFFDAVSGEQLDSVGYTAGTDLLRMAAHRCADRIYTKLTGEGPMFASQLAYVAQLAERRYELIITDSDGGVPRTALQSPEPIISPSWSPDGKKLAYVSFEHRKPIVYVHELATGVRRPVAAFRGNNSAPAWSPDGRTLAVALSRDGLTQIYLIGADGSGLRRFTQSYGIDTEPVFTRDGAWIYFTSDRGGTPQIYRQPVAGGNAERVTFGSNYAISPDISPDGARMAYISRIDSSFRVAVMDLATGQDLLVTNTERDESPSFAPNGRFIVYATEVSGRGILGTCSADARLSTRLSGEGNIREPAWGPILQ
- the purH gene encoding bifunctional phosphoribosylaminoimidazolecarboxamide formyltransferase/IMP cyclohydrolase, with the protein product MRKQALLSVSDKTGIVEFARGLVEAGYHILSTGGTAKLLAREGIDVQEVADYTGFPEMLDGRVKTLNPKIHAGILARRPVPEHMAALKEHGIDPIDIVCVNLYPFEQTVARPDCTLEEAIENIDIGGPTMIRAAAKNCESVAVVVDPADYELILDEIKVQGEVSAATRFALAKKVFAHTARYDGMITNYLTSLDAEAKPQKFPAVLSRQWVKVQDLRYGENPHQQGAFYREQNVEPGLLAGYEQLQGKELSYNNIADSDAAWECVRSFDAPACVIIKHANPCGVAVAPTCEEAYAKAFLTDSKSAFGGIIAFNGPVTRACAEKVSHQFAEVIIAPEFDEGALELFSAKKNLRLLKIARGTAHNDFDFKRVGGGLLVQTPDIQLATEKDLRCVTKKEPTQAQITDLLFAWNVARFVKSNTIVYARDGMTLGVGAGQMSRVDSARIAMIKAEEGGLSLAGSVAASDAFFPFRDGLDVVVDAGCTAVIQPGGSIRDEEVINAANERGIAMVFTGERHFRH
- a CDS encoding helix-turn-helix domain-containing protein — translated: MIPKDLHDSADAPEREASAGGDPVEERLPGDENDLEEVIVRRLDLYFARLEGRDPHPLYDLVVHAVERPLIDYAMSMCANNQCAAAQLLGINRNTLRKKLQEHGMLPARGTSRKFKEK
- the dusB gene encoding tRNA dihydrouridine synthase DusB, which encodes MKIGPHEIGAPALMLAPMAGYSDLPFRELARTFGCDYAVAEMTASREDLREREKSLTRWVEAEESGLHVVQLLGADPAVMAEAARAAEADGADVVDINMGCPARKVLSAECGSALMRDEKLVRDILSAVAGAVKVPVTLKMRTGWDREHKNAPLIARMAEDCGIAALAVHGRTRADGFRGEAEYETIARVKASVSIPLAANGDIDSGGKARSVLKLTHADGLMIGRAAIGRPWIFAEIRAALDGRSFSPPDPAQLLQIILDHRKRHFDYYDGPRAMRTFRKHLSRYLQPFSGARRALDEILREEDAERQTDLVRAFFEGIAREPETLRTSENR
- a CDS encoding nucleotidyltransferase family protein yields the protein MRALLFAAGEGRRMRPLTQILPKPLIQVGGIPMAVRQILALRKAGITEIVVNAAHGARILMAELGDGSAWGVKLLWSIEGFSTEDALETRGGIVRALPLLGRAPFIAVAGDIVTDFDYSTLVRRAETLSPAGSLAHLVLVPNPGFHAKGDFGLADGKVCRTGEKFTFSSLALCHPAMFAGLPDERAKLFPWMNRRIDRGQVSGELYRGPWANVGTPEELRRAEALFSGEAA
- a CDS encoding aminoglycoside phosphotransferase family protein, which produces MTERDDALKAWLATEAAKLGFDPESMAPASSDAGFRRYFRVTRSGGGTYIVMDAPPAHENLPAFIRVQKLMKEAGLNVPEIHAVNLESGFAVISDLGHETFLDVLNEENAAKLMDAATTALVKWQTATRPGVLPPYDRAVLTREMELFPEWYVKRHCGVEWDAKHQKWWEMSREAILKVNLADPVVYVHRDFMPRNLMMSDPLPGVLDFQDALEGPITYDIASLLRDAFISWNESFVLDITIRYWEKARKAGLPVPTDFGAFYRSVEFMGLQRHLKVLGIFARINYRDGKPKYLADTPRFMKYARQTAGRYVELSPLKHLLDELAGVRESAGYTF